A stretch of Geotrypetes seraphini chromosome 2, aGeoSer1.1, whole genome shotgun sequence DNA encodes these proteins:
- the KCNJ4 gene encoding inward rectifier potassium channel 4, which yields MIKTAMGTARANRYSIVSTDEEGLRISTLGVNGLWNGQTHSRRKHRNRFVKKNGQCNVYFANLSNKSQRYMADIFTTCVDTRWRYMLLIFSAAFLVSWLFFGFLFWSIAFFHGDLNPLGPGSNKPCIMHVNSFVEAFLFSVETQTTIGYGFRCVTEECPLAIIAVVIQSILGCVIDSFMIGTIMAKMARPKKRAQTLLFSHHAVIAMRDGKLCLMWRVGNLRKSHIVEAHVRAQLIRPYMTEEGEYLPVDQKDLNVGYDIGLDRIFLVSPIIIVHEIDEESPLYGIGKEELEIQDFEIVVILEGMVEATAMTTQARSSYLASEIRWGHRFEPVVFEEKNHYKVDYSRFHKTYEVPSTPLCSARQLQENKIVVLPSPSAFCYENELALMSQEEEEAAQEEEVMRVMDIGSHLELDHLQAGIPLDAISYRRESAI from the exons ATGATCAAAACAGCAATGGGCACTGCCCGAGCTAACAG ATACAGCATCGTCTCCACGGATGAGGAGGGGCTGCGGATCTCCACTCTAGGCGTGAACGGTCTCTGGAACGGGCAGACCCACAGCCGTCGCAAGCACCGGAACCGCTTTGTAAAGAAGAATGGCCAGTGCAATGTCTATTTTGCCAACCTCAGCAACAAATCGCAGCGGTACATGGCAGACATTTTTACCACCTGCGTGGATACCCGTTGGCGATACATGCTTCTGATCTTCTCTGCTGCCTTTCTGGTTTCTTGGCTCTTCTTTGGCTTTCTCTTCTGGTCTATTGCCTTTTTTCATGGTGACCTGAATCCTCTTGGCCCAGGGTCCAACAAGCCATGTATTATGCATGTGAATAGCTTTGTGGAGGCATTCCTTTTCTCAGTGGAGACCCAAACCACTATTGGCTATGGTTTCCGATGCGTCACTGAGGAATGTCCATTGGCCATAATAGCGGTAGTCATTCAGTCCATCTTGGGTTGTGTCATAGACTCCTTCATGATAGGAACAATCATGGCTAAGATGGCACGACCCAAAAAGAGAGCCCAGACTCTGCTGTTTAGCCACCACGCAGTCATTGCCATGCGAGATGGAAAGCTTTGCCTCATGTGGCGTGTGGGTAACTTACGCAAGAGCCACATTGTGGAGGCTCATGTGCGAGCACAGCTGATCCGTCCGTATATGACAGAGGAAGGCGAGTATCTTCCAGTGGATCAGAAAGACCTCAATGTGGGATATGATATTGGCTTGGACCGCATCTTCCTGGTATCACCCATCATCATTGTACATGAAATTGATGAAGAAAGCCCACTCTATGGCATTGGTAAAGAAGAACTAGAAATTCAGGATTTTGAGATTGTGGTCATTCTGGAGGGTATGGTAGAAGCCACTGCCATGACCACCCAGGCACGAAGTTCCTATCTAGCCAGTGAGATTCGCTGGGGCCATCGCTTTGAGCCGGTGGTCTTTGAAGAGAAGAACCACTACAAGGTAGACTACTCTCGCTTTCATAAAACATATGAGGTGCCAAGCACCCCACTTTGCAGTGCCCGGCAACTGCAGGAAAATAAGATAGTTGTTTTGCCGTCGCCAAGCGCCTTTTGTTATGAAAATGAACTTGCATTAATGAGCCAagaggaagaggaggcagcccAGGAAGAGGAAGTCATGAGAGTCATGGATATCGGAAGCCACTTAGAGCTGGACCACCTGCAAGCAGGGATCCCCTTGGATGCCATTTCTTATCGACGAGAATCTGCTATCTAA